A genomic stretch from Methylorubrum extorquens includes:
- a CDS encoding putative Bacteriophytochrome (light-regulated signal transduction histidine kinase), PhyB2 (Evidence 3 : Putative function from multiple computational evidences; Product type e : enzyme) gives MVDPSQMHAVGPNGGPVDLPVDLDALTAEQRDEFGVGILALDAAGIVLACNRAAGALCGLPPNTMIGRSFFRELVPSANVPSFYGRFLSGQRRSVADQAFEFVFGRIPAPLRARIGLRSGANGHIWLTITPLEQIAAGPSREAVLAAIAQRSRAEPVDPSLCEREPIHIPGSIQPNAVMLAADAASLEILAFSANAADVLAPDLFPPNGLNLEAVLPGAIVSAIRDGLAAHTLTDGRLLRRSLTLPPRGERFHLVAHAHLGRVIVELELAPERPEDFLAASPLDAELAMMRLRAAESLTEAAQIAALEIRAMTGFESVLVYRFDTDWNGEAIAEDMVPDWQRPLIGLRFPASDIPAQARALYTKAKSRFVIDRDCVPVPLVADRAAGNAPIDLTFAQNRTLSPIHLEYQRNLGVDGSMSISIMVENRLWGLMIGHHRRPHYVAPETRAAATVLTDAFAMRVQEIEGKALWGERQRHLDVQGRLVRGLTRSDDFVTSLTQGDPTLLDLFGATGAGIVSDEAVCLVGVTPEAAKVRALADWLRESLPPDETTFVTDTLVLHHAPAADFTEIASGLLAAFVGTSRQHLLFWVKPEVPSTVTWGGDPRKPVLPGSGPVAVLPRRSFERWIEERRGHSTPWATWKVALAAQLADAVDGVVLRQRRKIDELTGLLADKERLLEQKDLLTREIDHRVKNSLQIVTAFLHMQRRQIADPEARQAFSETSARVMSVARVHDSLYQGESMEQVDLGQTIQTLCSDLAGMAGDEHSVELTAEPGLMVPYRHAVALSLITTELVTNAFKYAGKPEKGARISVSVAGGEGAAVRLRICDDGEGMPTGWENAKARGTGLGMKLIRAMLDQIGARLDVENADGACFTVHA, from the coding sequence ATGGTCGATCCGTCGCAGATGCATGCCGTGGGGCCGAACGGTGGTCCGGTCGACCTTCCGGTCGATCTCGATGCCTTGACCGCCGAGCAGCGGGATGAATTCGGCGTGGGCATTCTTGCCCTCGACGCCGCCGGAATCGTGCTCGCCTGCAATCGGGCCGCGGGCGCGCTGTGCGGCCTGCCGCCCAATACGATGATCGGGCGGAGTTTCTTTCGCGAACTCGTGCCGAGTGCCAACGTGCCGAGCTTCTACGGCCGCTTTCTCAGCGGCCAGCGCCGGAGCGTGGCCGATCAGGCCTTCGAGTTCGTGTTCGGCCGCATCCCGGCCCCCCTGCGGGCACGAATCGGCCTGCGGTCCGGGGCGAACGGGCACATCTGGCTGACGATCACCCCCCTGGAGCAGATCGCCGCTGGCCCCTCGCGCGAGGCCGTCCTCGCGGCGATCGCTCAGCGCAGCCGGGCCGAGCCAGTCGATCCGAGCCTGTGCGAGCGTGAGCCGATCCACATTCCCGGCTCGATCCAGCCGAACGCGGTGATGCTCGCCGCCGACGCCGCGAGCCTCGAGATCCTGGCCTTCAGCGCCAACGCCGCCGACGTGCTGGCGCCCGATCTCTTCCCGCCCAACGGCCTCAACCTGGAGGCGGTGCTGCCGGGCGCGATCGTCTCCGCGATTCGCGACGGGCTCGCCGCCCACACCCTGACCGACGGTCGGCTCCTGCGCCGCTCGCTCACGCTTCCGCCGCGGGGGGAGCGCTTCCACCTCGTGGCCCATGCCCATCTCGGCCGGGTGATCGTCGAGCTGGAACTGGCGCCGGAGCGCCCCGAGGACTTCCTCGCCGCGAGCCCGCTCGACGCCGAACTCGCCATGATGCGGCTGCGCGCCGCCGAGTCCCTGACCGAGGCGGCACAGATCGCCGCCCTCGAAATCCGCGCCATGACCGGTTTCGAATCGGTGCTGGTCTACCGGTTCGACACGGATTGGAACGGCGAGGCCATCGCCGAGGACATGGTGCCGGACTGGCAGCGCCCGCTGATCGGCCTGCGCTTTCCCGCCTCCGACATCCCGGCCCAGGCCCGCGCCCTCTACACCAAGGCCAAGAGCCGCTTCGTGATCGACCGCGACTGCGTACCCGTGCCGCTGGTGGCCGACCGCGCCGCGGGCAACGCGCCGATCGACCTCACCTTCGCGCAGAACCGCACGCTCTCGCCGATCCACCTCGAATACCAGCGCAATCTCGGCGTCGACGGCTCGATGTCGATCTCGATCATGGTCGAGAACCGGCTCTGGGGCCTGATGATCGGCCATCACCGCCGGCCGCACTACGTCGCGCCGGAGACCCGCGCCGCGGCGACCGTGCTCACCGACGCCTTCGCCATGCGGGTGCAGGAGATCGAGGGCAAGGCGCTCTGGGGCGAGCGGCAGCGCCATCTCGACGTGCAGGGCCGGCTGGTGCGCGGGCTCACCCGTTCCGACGACTTCGTCACCTCCCTGACCCAGGGCGATCCGACCCTGCTCGACCTGTTCGGCGCCACAGGTGCGGGCATCGTCTCGGACGAGGCCGTCTGCCTCGTCGGCGTCACGCCGGAGGCGGCCAAGGTGCGGGCGCTCGCCGACTGGCTGCGGGAGAGCCTGCCGCCCGACGAGACCACCTTCGTCACCGACACGCTGGTGCTGCATCACGCGCCGGCCGCGGACTTCACGGAGATCGCCAGCGGGCTGCTGGCGGCCTTCGTCGGCACCTCGCGCCAGCATCTGCTGTTCTGGGTCAAGCCGGAGGTGCCGAGCACGGTGACCTGGGGCGGCGATCCGCGCAAACCCGTCCTGCCCGGCAGCGGCCCGGTGGCGGTGCTGCCGCGGCGCTCGTTCGAGCGCTGGATCGAGGAGCGCCGTGGCCATTCCACCCCCTGGGCGACGTGGAAGGTGGCGCTCGCCGCGCAGCTCGCCGACGCCGTGGACGGCGTGGTGCTGCGCCAGCGCCGCAAGATCGACGAGCTGACGGGGCTGCTGGCCGACAAGGAGCGCCTGCTGGAGCAGAAGGATCTGCTCACCCGCGAGATCGACCACCGGGTGAAGAACTCGCTGCAGATCGTGACGGCCTTCCTGCACATGCAGCGCCGGCAGATCGCCGACCCGGAGGCGCGCCAAGCCTTCTCCGAGACCTCGGCCCGCGTCATGAGCGTCGCGCGGGTGCATGACAGCCTGTACCAGGGCGAGAGCATGGAGCAGGTCGATCTCGGCCAGACCATCCAGACCCTGTGCAGCGACCTCGCCGGTATGGCCGGCGATGAGCACAGCGTCGAGCTGACCGCCGAGCCCGGCCTGATGGTGCCCTATCGGCACGCGGTGGCGCTCTCGCTGATCACCACCGAACTCGTCACCAACGCATTCAAATATGCCGGCAAGCCCGAGAAGGGCGCGCGGATCAGCGTCTCCGTGGCCGGCGGCGAAGGGGCGGCCGTCCGCCTCAGGATCTGCGATGACGGCGAGGGCATGCCGACGGGCTGGGAGAACGCCAAGGCGCGGGGCACCGGGCTCGGCATGAAGCTGATCCGTGCCATGCTCGACCAGATCGGCGCCCGCCTCGACGTCGAGAACGCCGACGGTGCCTGCTTCACCGTTCACGCCTGA
- a CDS encoding putative dihydrolipoamide dehydrogenase (fragment) (Evidence 3 : Putative function from multiple computational evidences), with amino-acid sequence MRSRARARDSAGTEPGGKGDKTFDRVLAAAGRPPNVSGIGLEHTGATLNDKGGPVHDPRSLLCEGAPILIAGDANADRPVLHEASRQGRIAGRNAARLARGEGAERPEHWVALTMVFSDPQIAVIGGGFDPQADHRVGRADFCDQGRARVMDRAQGGIRLYAEADGRLAAAELIGPEAEHLGHLLAYAVQDGLDVRRLRDRPFYHPTLEEGLDTALSDLGDYLK; translated from the coding sequence GTGAGATCGCGGGCGAGGGCGCGCGACTCGGCTGGGACGGAGCCGGGGGGCAAGGGAGACAAGACGTTCGATCGGGTGCTCGCCGCGGCGGGCCGTCCGCCGAACGTTTCGGGAATCGGCCTAGAGCACACCGGTGCGACCCTCAACGACAAGGGCGGCCCGGTCCACGATCCCCGCTCGCTGCTCTGCGAGGGCGCGCCGATCCTGATCGCGGGCGACGCCAATGCCGACCGCCCGGTGCTGCACGAGGCAAGCCGTCAGGGCCGCATCGCCGGGCGCAACGCCGCGCGGCTCGCCCGCGGCGAGGGGGCCGAGCGGCCGGAGCACTGGGTCGCGCTCACCATGGTGTTCAGCGATCCGCAAATCGCCGTGATCGGCGGCGGCTTCGACCCGCAAGCGGATCACCGCGTCGGCCGCGCCGATTTCTGCGACCAGGGCCGGGCTCGGGTGATGGACCGGGCGCAGGGCGGCATCCGCCTCTATGCGGAGGCCGACGGGCGCCTTGCCGCCGCCGAGCTGATCGGCCCGGAGGCGGAGCATCTCGGTCATCTCCTGGCCTATGCGGTGCAGGACGGGCTGGACGTGCGGCGCTTGCGCGACCGGCCGTTCTACCATCCGACTCTGGAAGAGGGCCTCGACACGGCGCTCTCGGATCTCGGCGATTACCTGAAGTAA
- a CDS encoding protein of unknown function (Evidence 5 : Unknown function) produces the protein MRPESKGRTGGHVGRRQDPGGAVREDEVESDRVESARVETTKVRTAKAGFTDLVLVCRKCAKRQGVDRKQLGRAVKRAFRQGAREAAGKGAGKVRVLETGCLGPCPKRMLTLATPDSLARRRVILVDPALDAIGPAALTLAAVVPPPAAPAVVFTASKTRPAAPADGAGNG, from the coding sequence GTGCGGCCCGAATCGAAGGGCCGGACGGGGGGACATGTGGGACGGCGGCAGGATCCGGGCGGGGCGGTCCGAGAGGATGAGGTCGAATCGGACCGGGTTGAATCGGCTCGGGTCGAGACGACCAAGGTGAGGACGGCCAAGGCGGGCTTCACGGACCTCGTGCTGGTCTGCCGCAAATGCGCCAAGCGCCAGGGCGTGGACCGCAAGCAGCTCGGCCGTGCCGTCAAGCGGGCGTTCCGGCAGGGCGCGCGCGAAGCCGCCGGCAAGGGCGCCGGCAAGGTCCGGGTGCTGGAGACGGGCTGTCTCGGGCCCTGCCCCAAGCGGATGCTGACGCTGGCCACACCGGACTCCCTGGCGCGCCGCCGCGTCATCCTCGTCGATCCGGCGCTCGATGCCATCGGCCCCGCGGCCCTCACCCTCGCCGCAGTGGTACCGCCCCCGGCCGCACCGGCCGTGGTGTTCACAGCGTCCAAGACGCGCCCGGCAGCCCCGGCCGATGGAGCCGGCAATGGTTGA
- a CDS encoding conserved protein of unknown function; putative membrane protein (Evidence 4 : Unknown function but conserved in other organisms) has product MVEAPARRGDQRENPSADLPAEQPRPGRLLRGLLRRLPLVGTLVGLGLGVWLVATNDLAAIGAAFGRIGPAGLAAIVGVRAVIVLLCGLAWARVLRGIPPSGRHAHPAKAAEPPVETGAFVILRFVREGVNVLLPVASVGGEVVGGRLLTFWGVAGSLAAASLLADMLIQVATQVAFTGLGAGLLWRLPGEAAAVLAWWTTQAAVVAVAAVAAFFALQTLGAARGLERRLAALGRRFLRSAAPEGAKPEASAAGILSVQEALDVVWARERRGPIAQSVALHAVAWGLGAAEIWIVLACIGVEVSLTEVLVLESLSQAIKSAAFAVPSGLGVQEGGFVVVGALFGLDAGTAIALSLAKRVPDVALGLPSLIVWQTLEAKRAQVLPPR; this is encoded by the coding sequence ATGGTTGAGGCACCCGCTCGCCGTGGGGATCAGCGCGAAAACCCCTCCGCGGACCTACCCGCCGAACAGCCGCGACCGGGGCGTCTCCTGCGCGGGCTGCTGCGCCGGTTGCCGCTCGTCGGCACCCTGGTCGGGCTGGGGCTGGGCGTCTGGCTCGTCGCCACCAACGACCTTGCGGCGATCGGTGCGGCCTTCGGGCGGATCGGTCCGGCGGGGCTGGCCGCCATCGTCGGGGTGCGGGCCGTCATCGTGTTGCTGTGTGGGCTCGCCTGGGCGCGGGTGCTGCGCGGCATCCCGCCGTCGGGACGTCACGCCCATCCCGCGAAGGCCGCCGAGCCCCCTGTCGAGACCGGCGCCTTCGTGATCCTGCGCTTCGTGCGCGAGGGCGTGAACGTGCTCCTGCCGGTCGCCTCGGTGGGCGGCGAGGTGGTGGGCGGCCGCCTACTGACCTTCTGGGGCGTCGCGGGCAGCCTCGCGGCCGCCTCGCTGCTGGCCGACATGCTGATCCAGGTCGCGACGCAGGTGGCCTTCACCGGGCTCGGTGCCGGCCTGCTCTGGCGGCTGCCGGGGGAGGCCGCCGCCGTGCTCGCGTGGTGGACTACGCAGGCCGCCGTGGTGGCGGTGGCGGCGGTCGCCGCCTTCTTCGCCTTGCAGACGCTCGGCGCGGCGCGGGGGCTGGAGCGGCGCCTCGCCGCCCTCGGGCGCCGCTTCCTGCGCTCGGCGGCCCCGGAGGGGGCGAAACCGGAGGCAAGCGCGGCAGGCATCCTCTCCGTGCAGGAGGCCCTCGATGTGGTCTGGGCCCGCGAGCGCCGCGGGCCGATCGCTCAATCGGTCGCCCTGCACGCCGTGGCCTGGGGGCTCGGCGCGGCCGAGATCTGGATCGTGCTCGCCTGCATCGGAGTCGAGGTGAGCCTGACCGAGGTGTTGGTGCTGGAATCGCTCTCGCAGGCGATCAAGTCGGCGGCCTTCGCCGTCCCGAGCGGGCTCGGCGTGCAGGAGGGCGGCTTCGTCGTGGTGGGCGCCCTGTTCGGGCTCGATGCGGGCACCGCCATCGCCCTGTCGCTCGCCAAGCGCGTACCCGACGTGGCGCTGGGCCTGCCCTCGCTGATCGTCTGGCAGACCCTGGAAGCCAAGCGGGCGCAGGTGCTGCCGCCACGCTGA
- a CDS encoding protein of unknown function (Evidence 5 : Unknown function) yields the protein MARRCWPGCGACATASWDPSSRGVDTFPDETRLTGRAVFEGPDALRIDDHTRLRFKAAVLATGSSPSVPEPLKGLGDRVLTTDTVFEIEDLPASLAVLGAGPVGLELAQAMARLGVATSVFDPGDSLGGLRDPDLKRAAREIFSEAFDLHLGAKVESGEIAGEGARLGWDGAGGQGRQDVRSGARRGGPSAERFGNRPRAHRCDPQRQGRPGPRSPLAALRGRADPDRGRRQCRPPGAARGKPSGPHRRAQRRAARPRRGGRAAGALGRAHHGVQRSANRRDRRRLRPASGSPRRPRRFLRPGPGSGDGPGAGRHPPLCGGRRAPCRRRADRPGGGASRSSPGLCGAGRAGRAALARPAVLPSDSGRGPRHGALGSRRLPEVTIPRRGCHLAFVETRGRRFAAATSGYPLCRGGLYVIRQSSVFSGTWSDFRGDRNACRWQTRHCLTGAWQAYRLP from the coding sequence ATGGCCCGGCGGTGCTGGCCCGGATGCGGCGCCTGCGCGACCGCTTCGTGGGATCCGTCTTCGAGGGGGGTCGACACCTTCCCCGACGAGACGCGCCTCACAGGGCGGGCCGTGTTCGAGGGGCCGGATGCCTTGCGCATCGACGACCACACCCGCCTGCGTTTCAAGGCGGCGGTGCTGGCGACCGGCTCCAGCCCGAGCGTGCCCGAGCCGTTGAAGGGGCTGGGCGACCGGGTTCTCACCACCGACACTGTGTTCGAGATCGAGGATCTGCCAGCCTCGCTCGCCGTGCTCGGCGCCGGCCCGGTCGGGCTGGAACTCGCCCAGGCCATGGCCCGGCTCGGTGTGGCGACCAGCGTGTTCGATCCCGGCGACAGTCTCGGCGGCTTGCGCGATCCCGATCTGAAGCGGGCCGCCCGCGAGATCTTTTCGGAGGCCTTCGATCTGCATCTCGGCGCGAAGGTCGAGAGCGGTGAGATCGCGGGCGAGGGCGCGCGACTCGGCTGGGACGGAGCCGGGGGGCAAGGGAGACAAGACGTTCGATCGGGTGCTCGCCGCGGCGGGCCGTCCGCCGAACGTTTCGGGAATCGGCCTAGAGCACACCGGTGCGACCCTCAACGACAAGGGCGGCCCGGTCCACGATCCCCGCTCGCTGCTCTGCGAGGGCGCGCCGATCCTGATCGCGGGCGACGCCAATGCCGACCGCCCGGTGCTGCACGAGGCAAGCCGTCAGGGCCGCATCGCCGGGCGCAACGCCGCGCGGCTCGCCCGCGGCGAGGGGGCCGAGCGGCCGGAGCACTGGGTCGCGCTCACCATGGTGTTCAGCGATCCGCAAATCGCCGTGATCGGCGGCGGCTTCGACCCGCAAGCGGATCACCGCGTCGGCCGCGCCGATTTCTGCGACCAGGGCCGGGCTCGGGTGATGGACCGGGCGCAGGGCGGCATCCGCCTCTATGCGGAGGCCGACGGGCGCCTTGCCGCCGCCGAGCTGATCGGCCCGGAGGCGGAGCATCTCGGTCATCTCCTGGCCTATGCGGTGCAGGACGGGCTGGACGTGCGGCGCTTGCGCGACCGGCCGTTCTACCATCCGACTCTGGAAGAGGGCCTCGACACGGCGCTCTCGGATCTCGGCGATTACCTGAAGTAACTATCCCGCGCCGGGGCTGCCATCTTGCCTTCGTCGAGACGCGAGGTCGTCGCTTTGCCGCCGCGACGTCCGGCTACCCACTGTGTCGCGGAGGACTGTATGTTATCAGACAAAGCTCGGTCTTCTCAGGCACTTGGTCCGACTTTCGGGGGGACCGAAATGCGTGCCGATGGCAGACCCGGCATTGCTTAACCGGGGCGTGGCAGGCATACCGGCTGCCGTAA
- a CDS encoding protein of unknown function (Evidence 5 : Unknown function) has protein sequence MRRVPPSTLGSGKLEIAAPASSEVADQLGQLVGADAPALFEPHRLVRLAVLQRPVAGARRVAGAAGLVGEGEDHRQERFSDGTQAER, from the coding sequence TTGCGGCGCGTGCCCCCTTCAACCCTGGGTTCGGGAAAACTGGAGATCGCCGCCCCTGCGTCCTCAGAGGTCGCGGACCAGCTCGGTCAACTGGTCGGCGCAGATGCCCCAGCCCTGTTCGAACCCCATCGCCTCGTGCGCTTGGCGGTCCTCCAGCGTCCAGTGGCGGGCGCGCGCCGTGTAGCGGGTGCCGCCGGCCTCGTCGGCGAAGGTGAGGATCACCGTCAGGAACGGTTTTCGGACGGCACCCAGGCCGAGCGGTAG
- a CDS encoding Putative capsule polysaccharide export inner-membrane protein (kpsE-like) (Evidence 3 : Putative function from multiple computational evidences; Product type t : transporter), with amino-acid sequence MSSDDEVKQATRVRPSPSVQSLMDLARRSVPDLRRNAETIEPVSPGKGRFPGRALVERARRGLEWTRLPGLRPRQARPPERMAKRLFRSYCLFALAPTAVVGLYVFAIASPQYIVVSQFAVRGNVEPMASAELGLHSDLIQKHNSQDSFILRDYIGSRPMVEAVDAKLGLERMFSQDGIDFWAGYGAGQPIEKLVRYWRRQVIPHIDAISGVIHLKVRAFKPEDAVAISEEVIARSETLINSISRRAQSDMIANAKKEVEQSFERLKQARVAMQEFRNRWGIIDPVKSAEAAVTTIELLRKDKIKAENDLRVLRDSKLDEKSRGIQVLVATLGALDGQIKDLQGRLTTDGIVSNSEHNLTQALLEYEGLMVEQTVAEKLNASMQMILDRARVAAAKQQIYLATFVPPLLPTYSEYPAPFYALFAALFCFTVLWSSVSLVTAAVNDNRL; translated from the coding sequence ATGAGTTCCGACGACGAGGTCAAGCAGGCGACGCGGGTCCGGCCGAGCCCGAGCGTTCAATCGCTCATGGATCTTGCCCGGCGCTCCGTGCCGGATCTGCGGCGCAACGCCGAGACGATCGAGCCGGTCTCCCCGGGCAAGGGCCGCTTCCCCGGTCGGGCGCTGGTCGAGCGGGCACGACGCGGCCTCGAATGGACCCGGCTGCCCGGTCTGCGGCCGCGGCAGGCGCGTCCGCCCGAGCGGATGGCCAAGCGACTGTTCCGCAGCTACTGCCTGTTCGCGCTGGCGCCGACCGCGGTGGTCGGCCTCTACGTCTTCGCGATCGCCAGTCCGCAATACATCGTCGTGTCGCAGTTCGCCGTGCGCGGCAACGTCGAGCCGATGGCCAGCGCCGAACTCGGCCTGCACAGCGACCTGATCCAGAAGCACAACAGCCAGGACAGCTTCATCCTGCGCGACTACATCGGCAGCCGGCCGATGGTGGAGGCCGTCGATGCCAAGCTCGGCCTCGAACGGATGTTCTCGCAGGACGGGATCGATTTCTGGGCCGGCTACGGCGCGGGTCAGCCGATCGAGAAGCTGGTGCGCTACTGGCGCCGGCAGGTGATCCCGCACATCGATGCGATTTCCGGCGTGATCCACCTGAAGGTGCGCGCCTTCAAGCCCGAAGACGCGGTCGCGATCTCGGAAGAGGTGATCGCCCGCTCCGAGACCTTGATCAACAGCATCTCGCGCCGCGCCCAGAGCGACATGATCGCCAATGCGAAGAAGGAGGTCGAGCAGTCGTTCGAGCGGCTCAAGCAGGCGCGGGTCGCGATGCAGGAGTTCCGCAACCGCTGGGGCATCATCGATCCGGTGAAGTCGGCCGAGGCGGCCGTGACCACGATCGAGCTCCTGCGCAAGGACAAGATCAAGGCGGAGAACGACCTGCGCGTGCTGCGCGACTCCAAGCTCGACGAGAAGAGCCGTGGCATCCAGGTGCTCGTGGCCACCCTCGGCGCGCTGGACGGGCAGATCAAGGATCTGCAGGGCCGCCTCACCACCGACGGCATCGTCTCGAATTCCGAGCACAACCTCACCCAGGCCCTGCTCGAATACGAGGGCCTGATGGTCGAGCAGACGGTGGCGGAGAAGCTCAACGCCTCGATGCAGATGATCCTCGACCGCGCCCGGGTCGCGGCGGCCAAGCAGCAGATCTATCTGGCCACCTTCGTGCCGCCCCTGCTGCCGACCTATTCGGAATACCCGGCCCCGTTCTACGCCCTGTTCGCGGCCCTGTTCTGCTTCACCGTACTGTGGAGTTCGGTCTCTCTCGTGACCGCAGCGGTCAACGACAACCGGCTCTAG
- a CDS encoding putative 3-ketoacyl-acyl carrier protein reductase (fabG-like) (Evidence 3 : Putative function from multiple computational evidences; PubMedId : 1556094, 9100384; Product type e : enzyme) produces MDLGISGRVAVITGGDSGMGYASAEYLLREGVKVVLSDLKEKELEEAAARLAALGPVKFCQADLSSDAGARKLRDFADQAFGETPTILVNAAGVTGATGDFLEIDDEGWMSTIQADLMAAVRMARAFIPGMRTQKWGRIVFFTSEDAVQPYVEELPYCAAKAGLMNLTKGLSKAYGPDGVLVNSVAPAFVASPMTDAMMEKRAGELGVSFDEAIESFLEEKRPGIVVKRRGRVEEVASAVAFLCSEQASFITGENLRVDGGAVLTMAS; encoded by the coding sequence ATGGATCTCGGCATCAGCGGTCGCGTCGCGGTCATCACCGGTGGCGATTCCGGTATGGGCTACGCGAGCGCGGAATATCTGCTGCGCGAAGGCGTCAAAGTCGTCCTCTCCGACCTGAAGGAGAAGGAACTGGAGGAGGCGGCCGCGCGGCTCGCGGCGCTCGGCCCGGTCAAGTTCTGCCAGGCCGACCTCTCGTCGGATGCGGGGGCCCGCAAGCTGCGCGACTTCGCCGACCAAGCCTTCGGCGAGACACCCACCATCCTCGTCAACGCCGCCGGCGTTACCGGCGCCACCGGCGACTTCCTGGAGATCGACGACGAGGGCTGGATGTCGACGATCCAGGCCGACCTAATGGCGGCGGTGCGGATGGCGCGCGCCTTCATCCCCGGGATGCGGACCCAGAAATGGGGGCGGATCGTGTTCTTCACCTCCGAGGACGCGGTGCAGCCCTATGTCGAGGAGCTGCCCTACTGCGCCGCCAAGGCCGGCCTGATGAACCTGACCAAGGGCCTCTCCAAGGCCTACGGGCCGGATGGGGTGCTGGTGAACTCGGTGGCGCCCGCCTTCGTCGCCTCTCCCATGACCGACGCGATGATGGAGAAGCGCGCCGGGGAACTCGGCGTCTCCTTCGACGAGGCGATCGAGAGCTTCCTCGAAGAGAAGCGCCCCGGCATCGTCGTCAAGCGCCGCGGCCGGGTCGAGGAGGTCGCGTCGGCGGTGGCCTTCCTGTGCTCGGAGCAGGCGAGCTTCATCACCGGCGAGAACCTGCGCGTCGATGGCGGTGCCGTCCTCACCATGGCGTCCTGA
- a CDS encoding putative Heme oxygenase (BphO-like) (Evidence 3 : Putative function from multiple computational evidences; Product type e : enzyme) translates to MIDSLHARLRDATQAAHEALERDLDWEARVATLPGYRALLVRLRGFHAVYEPAIAAALADAAFFDPRRRLPALDADLHALDRAAPDTVPAPAVPRLDGAGAALGALYVLEGSTLGGAVIGRHVARLHGEGVPLAYYAGRGRATGPLWREFRERLDGLPEAEAAAAFAAGVATFEAMRGWLVSGEG, encoded by the coding sequence TTGATCGACAGCCTGCACGCCCGCCTGCGGGACGCCACGCAAGCGGCGCATGAGGCGCTGGAGCGCGACCTCGATTGGGAGGCGCGCGTGGCGACGCTGCCCGGCTATCGGGCTCTGCTGGTCCGCCTGCGCGGCTTCCACGCCGTCTACGAGCCGGCGATCGCGGCCGCGCTCGCGGACGCAGCCTTCTTCGATCCGCGCCGGCGGCTCCCGGCCCTCGATGCGGATCTGCACGCCCTCGATCGCGCGGCACCCGACACCGTGCCGGCGCCTGCCGTGCCCCGCCTCGACGGGGCGGGCGCGGCTTTGGGTGCGCTCTACGTGCTGGAGGGCTCGACGCTGGGCGGGGCCGTCATCGGCCGTCACGTCGCCCGCCTGCACGGGGAGGGCGTGCCGCTGGCCTATTATGCCGGCCGCGGCCGCGCGACCGGGCCGCTTTGGCGGGAATTCCGCGAGCGGCTGGACGGGCTGCCGGAAGCGGAGGCCGCCGCCGCCTTCGCCGCCGGCGTCGCGACGTTCGAGGCGATGCGTGGGTGGCTCGTCTCGGGCGAGGGCTGA
- a CDS encoding conserved protein of unknown function (Evidence 4 : Unknown function but conserved in other organisms) — translation MSETEATSPAVPPKGGVVAYLTLDGALRAAEFYRNAFGAEIVASVPADEKGRTMHVHLVVNGASVMLSDAFPEYGHPLQAPQSFSLLLPVEDIAAWWNRAVAAGAEVVTPYQEMFWGDVYGQLRDPFGVIWAMNQAKRLA, via the coding sequence ATGAGCGAGACCGAGGCGACGTCACCGGCCGTGCCCCCGAAGGGCGGCGTGGTCGCCTATCTCACCCTCGACGGTGCTCTGCGGGCGGCCGAATTCTACCGGAACGCCTTCGGCGCCGAGATCGTCGCCTCCGTGCCCGCGGACGAGAAGGGGCGGACCATGCACGTCCACCTCGTCGTCAACGGGGCTTCGGTGATGCTGTCCGATGCCTTTCCCGAATACGGCCACCCGCTCCAGGCGCCGCAATCCTTCAGCCTGCTCCTGCCGGTCGAGGACATCGCCGCGTGGTGGAACCGGGCGGTCGCGGCCGGTGCCGAGGTGGTGACGCCCTACCAGGAGATGTTCTGGGGCGACGTCTACGGGCAGCTCCGCGACCCGTTCGGCGTGATCTGGGCGATGAACCAAGCCAAGCGCCTGGCCTGA